The genomic window ACCTGCCGCCTCAAATCGCTTGATGTCTTCGGCGTAAGCATCCGACCCGGAGATCGCCGCCTGGAAGATCGCAGGGTTCGTCGTTACGCCCACAACTGAGTGATGATGGATGAGATCTTCAAGGTTACCGCTAGTGAGCCGGGCGCGGGAGAGATCGTCAAGCCAGATGGAGACACCCAGCTCGGACAGCTGTGCGAGGTTGTTCATGGACACTCCTACTTCTTTGCGGCTTCGATTGACTCTTTAGCGGCTGCAGCGACATTCGCGGCGGTCATCCCGTATTTCTCGAGCAACAGAGAGCCGGATGCGGATTCGCCAAAGTGGTCAATACCGACCATGCGCCCGGCGTCGCCAACGAGATTGCGCCACCCGAGTGTCGAACCGGCCTCCACGGACACGCGAGCCTTGACAGCCGACGGGATGACCGATTCGCGGTACTCTTCGGACTGCTCCGCGAACCACTCGAGACACGGCATCGAGACGACGCGTGCGCCGATCCCATCCTTGGCCAGTTCCTCGCGAGCCTCGAGGGCGACAGCAACTTCAGAGCCAGTGGCGATAAGAACGACGTCGACCGCTTCGGAATCGGCAAGCACGTAGCCGCCCTTGAGCACGCCTTCCGCCGAGGCCAGCTCGCCCTCGCCGCGCGCCGGAACTGGCAGGTTCTGGCGTGAAAGGATGAGCCCAGCCGGGCGATCGGTGCGTTCGAGGATACCCCGCCACGCGTAGGAGGTCTCGTTCGCATCCGCGGGGCGAACGATATCCAAGCCGGGGATCGCACGGTAAGCCCACAGGTGCTCGACGGGCTGGTGAGTCGGGCCGTCTTCACCGACTCCCACGGAATCATGGGTCCACACAAATACCGACGGCGTCTTCATGAGGGCGGCAAGGCGCACGGCAGGGCGCATGTAGTCCGCAAAGACGAAGAAAGTGCCCCCGTATGGGCGGGTTAGGCCGTCAAGTGCGATGCCGTTGACGATCGAGCCCATGCTGTGCTCGCGGACACCGAAGTGGAGGTTACGGCCGAACTCGTTGCCGGGGAACATCTTTGAGGAACGCTCTTCCGGGAAGAACGAGGGCTCGCCCTTCATGTAGGTGTTATTCGAACCGGCAAGATCGGCGGATCCGCCCCACAGCTCGGGGACGACATCCTTGATCGCGTTGAGTACTACGCCAGAGGCTGCGCGCGTGGCTACGGCCTTGCCCGCCTCAAAGGTGGGGAAGGCTTCGGCAAAGCCCTCGGGCAAAACGTGGGCACGCACGCGGTCAAAGAGCTTCTTGGCCTCAGGATTAGTGGCTGCCCACTGGTCAAACTTGGCCTGCCATTGCGAGCGATCTGCCTCGGCCTTTGCCTTGGCCTGCGCGCGGGTGTGCTCGAGGACCTCAGGCTCAATGAAGAAGGACTCGTCCGGATCCAGCCCGAGGATCTCTTTGGTCTGGCGAATTTCGTCATCGCCCAAGGCGGAGCCGTGCGAGGCGCCTGTGCCCTTCTTCGTCGGGGACGGCCAAGCGATGATGGTGGAGAGCCTGATAATGGAGGGCTTGTCCGTCACCTTCTTGGCCGCTTCGATGGCATCAAAAAGCGCCTCGACGTCTTCGCGGTAGTCGCCACCATTGAGCCAATCGACGTGCTGGGTGTGCCAACCGTAGGCCTCGTAACGGGCGAGGACATCCTCGGAGAAAGCGATCGAGGTGTCATCTTCGATAGAGATACGGTTGTCATCGTAAATGACCACGAGGTTGCCCAGCTTCTGGGTGCCAGCGAGCGAGGACGCCTCGGAGGTCACGCCTTCTTGCATACAGCCATCGCCGGCGATGACATAAACGAAGTGATCAAAAACCGATTCACCGGCGGGGGTATTCGGATCGAAAAGTCCATGCGCTCGACGCGATGCCATCGCCATGCCGACGGCGGAAGCTAGACCCTGACCAAGCGGGCCAGTAGTGATCTCTATGCCCTTAGTGTGGCCGTATTCGGGGTGGCCAGGGGTGCGGGAGCCCTCGGTGCGAAGTGCCTTGAGGTCGTCCATGTCGAGGCCGTATCCAGAAAGGAACAGCTGTATGTACTGGGTCAGAGAGGAGTGACCGGCGGACATGACGAAGCGATCGCGTCCCAGCCACGAATCGTCGCTGGGATCATTCCGCATGACTTTCTGGAAGAGGAGGTAAGCGGCTGGCGACAGTGACATAGCCGTACCCGGGTGGCCGTTGCCGACCTTCTGGACAGCGTCTGCAGCGAGCGCACGGCCGGTGTCGACGGCCTTCTGATCGAGGTCGCTCCATTCAAACGTCGTCATGAATTTTCTCCTTAGTTTGGGGCACGCATGGCTTGTGCCGATACGATGAATTCTACTTGGAAATCTCAACAAGGAGCGAGAGACATGGGCGGATGCGCTAAAGTGCAAGCTGACGCATTCGAGCGTGATATTCGCCAGTACCTTGCCCACCTCGGGGTGGAACGGTCGTTGTCACGCCATACGACGTCGGCATATCGGCGAGACCTGAACCACTATGTGACGCATTTGCGGGCCCGCGCAGTGCCCTCTTTTGACAAGGTGTCTCCCGACGACGCCGCCGCCTTCGTCGATTATTTGCGTGAAGGGCATTCGGGCACGGTTTTTGCGACGTCGTCGGTGGCGCGCATGGTGACCTCCGTTCGGCGGTTGCACGAATTCCTTGTTCTCGAAGGGCGTACCGCCTCAGATCCGACTGTGGATCTCCACCCGCCGAAGGTCGGCCAACGTCTACCCAAAGCGATCACCGTCGAGCAGATGGCCGTGCTCATCGAGGCGGCTTCCTTCGCAGATGACGCCATCGCCTTACGAGACCGCGCCCTCGTCGAAGTACTCTACGGCACGGGCGCACGCGTCTCCGAGGCGGTAGGGCTCACGGGTGACGACATCGATCTAGACGGGGCGACAATACGGCTGTTCGGCAAAGGGCGCAAAGAACGAATCCTGCCACTGGGACAATATGCGATCGCAGCCTTGGAGGCATATCTCGTGCGCGGTAGACCTGCACTTGCGGCGAAAGGCGCGGGAACGACGTCGTTATTCCTCAACACGCGCGGCAAACCGCTAACGCGACAGGCGGCGTGGGGCGCAATCCAGACGATTGCGGAGCGAGCCGGGATTGCAGATGTGTCTCCACACACGTTTCGTCACTCTTTTGCCACCCACCTGTTGCAAGGCGGAGCAGACGTGCGAATCGTGCAAGAAATGCTCGGCCACTCCTCAGTGACCACGACCCAGATTTACACCAAGGTCACCACACAGACCCTGCGTGAAACATACGTCAGTTCCCACCCACGCGCCGTGCAGAGTTAAGAACTTGGAGATATCGGGTAGATTAGGAGTGTGACTCCTGTACAAACTGCTCTCCTCGACGACCTCGATCCGAACCGCGATTTCCCGCTTCCTCCGGATCTGAGTGCCCACGGCCCGGCACGCATTATCGCCATGTGTAATCAAAAGGGCGGCGTGGGCAAGACGACGACCTCGATTAATCTGGCCGCCGCGCTGGCCGAGTACGGTCGCAAGGTGCTCATTGTGGACTTCGATCCGCAGGGCGCGGCCACCGCGGGCGTGGGCATCAATGCGATGAGCCTGGAGCGGACCTTGTATGACGAGATGCTGGCGGTCAAGCCGGACGTCACGCGGGTCATCCACCACACGTCCACTGAAAACTTGGACATCGTGCCCTCGAATATCGAGTTGTCCGCCGCCGAGATTCAGCTCATCAACGAAGTGGCACGCGAACAGTCTTTGATGCGAGTCATACGGCCGATCCTCGGCGACTACGACATCGTCATTATCGATTGCCAGCCCTCACTCGGACTGCTGACCATCAACGCACTGACGGCCGCGCACGGCGTGATGATCCCACTCGAAGCGGAATTCTTCGCGATGCGCGGTGTGGCGCTGCTCATCGATCAGATAGAACGAGTCCAAGACCGCCTCAACCCGCAGCTGACGATCGATGGGGTGCTGCTCACCATGGTTGACACCCGCACGCTCCACTCGCGTGAGGTAATCTCCACGATTCGCCAACAGTTCGCTGAGAAGGTCTTTGATACGCAAATCCCACGGACGGTTCGCTTCCCTGACGCCACCATTGCCGCGGAACCCATCACCAGCTACGACCCGAAATCAAAGGGTGCCCAGGCGTATCGGCGTTTAGCACGCGAACTCATCTCCCGTGGCGGCGCACCGTAGTGAACCAGGGCGAGGATCTCTTCAGTTCCGATGGGTTCGCCGTCGATCTTGACGTCTTTTCGGGCCCGTTTGAAGTCCTCCTGTCTCTGATTACCCGCAGGAAGCTCGACATTACTGAGGTCGCGCTGGCAGAGGTCACTGACGAGTTTCTCGCTTTCGTGCGTTCCCAGGATGAAACGGACCTGTCACAGATGTCGGAATTTGTCGTCGTTGCGGCGACGTTGCTCGATATGAAAGCGGCACGGCTCCTACCGCGGGAAGAAAGTGAGGAAGAAGACCTCGAGCTCCTCGGGGCTCGTGACCTCCTTTTCGCCAAGCTTCTCCAATACAAGGCGTACAAGGACGTTGCCACCGACTTGGCGGCGGCGCTCGGAGCGCAGTCACTCAGCTATCCACGCGATGTCCCCATGGAGGAAGTATTTCGGCGTATGCTGCCCGAGGTCGAACTGCGCCAGACGGTGGACGATCTCGCCCAGCTCGCGGCTAAGGCGTTGACTCGCGTGCCTGACCAAGTTGCGCTCGATCACCTCCACGATCCACTGATCCCAGTCGAGACCCAGGTCAGCTATCTGCGTGAGAAGCTCGTCGTGGGGGATCGGGTCTCGTTTACGGAGCTGTGTCGCGATGCACGCTCTGTGTCGATGGTGGTTTCACGTTTCCTCGCGGTGCTTGAAATGCTGCGTGGCGGTGAAGTCGATATCCATCAAGACGGTCCACTGTCTGCCCTATTCGTCATCCGTATCACGCATGAGATACCGACACGTGCCGTCGACGAAGACGAATGGGGGAGTGCACCTGCAAGCGAAGCCCTTCCACCCACCGACGCCGACCGAAGTGAGGACAAACAGTGACTGAACTCCACCGAGCCGCCCTCGAAGCAATCCTGATGGTTGCGCCTGAACCCGTGCCGTTGGCACGCTTGTCCGACGCGATCGACCTCAGCGAGACCGATACGGATGCGCTTTTGCAGAACATGGCACGCGAATACGCGGATCAGCACCGGGGCTTCCAGCTGCGTGAAGTCGGTGGGGGATGGCGCTTCTACTCCCATCCGCGGTACAGCGATGTGGTCGCCAGATTTGTCACGGCTGGCCAGTCGCATAGGCTCTCGGTTCAGGCGCTCGAGACCCTTGCTGTCATCGCTTACCGCCAGCCGTGTACCCGAGCCCAAATCGCGTCAATTCGCGGTGTTGAGGTAGACTCTGTTGTTCGAACTTTAGTGACAAGGGGTCTTGTCGAGCAGGTCGGTACCACGGCCGCCACCGGCGCAAGCCTGTACGGCACCACGGTGCTCTTCCTGGAAAAAATGGGGATGAATTCCCTTGACGATCTGGCCCCCTTGGCACCTTATCTACCAGATGACGCCGACCTTGACGACGTCGAGAAGGAGCTACGATGACCCGCCGCGCACAGGACTTGCACGATGCCAACGGTGAGCGCTTGCAAAAAGTACTTGCACATGCAGGAGTGGGCTCCCGGCGCGCCTGCGAGGAGCTCATCGTACAAGGGCGGGTATCGGTCGACGGCGTCGTCGTGCGCCAGCTCGGTATCCGTGTTAATCCGGACACTGCAGTCATCCACGTTGACGGCGCGCGAGTCCAGTTAGACGAAACCAAGGTGACGCTCGCGTGCTACAAAGAACGCGGCGTCGTTTCCACGATGAACGATGACCAAGGTCGGCCCACGCTCGCCGACTACATAGAAGATCGCACGGAACGTCTGTACCACGTGGGGCGCCTCGATGCGGAAACCGAGGGCATCATTCTCCTGACAAACGACGGCGAGCTCGCCCACCGCCTCACGCACCCCTCCTACGAGGTTCCCAAAACCTATATCGCTCGCGTCGAGGGCACTGTCCCACGCGGCTTGACCAAAGTGTTGGAGAAAGGCATCACCCTCGAGGACGGGCCGGTCAAGGTAGACAGGTTCGTCTTGCGCGAGGCTGCTAAGAAAAACTCGATCGTCGAGGTGACGTTGCACTCAGGGCGCAATCGCATCGTGCGCCGGATAATGGAGGAAGTTGGCTTCCCCGTCATGGACCTCGTGCGCACTCAATTTGGCAATATCACTATCGGCCGCCTCAAGCCTGGGCAGGTGCGCACGGTCGCAGGATCCGAGCTGGGCGCGCTCATGAGTATGGTGGATCTGTGAAAGATCCCGTCTTAACCCCCTCTCCGGTACTGATCATTGGGACCGGTCTGCTCGGAACGTCCATCGCTCTCCGCCTGCGCCGCGCCGGCGTCGAGGTGCATCTCGAAGACGCCTCGCCTGTGGCCGGCAGCCTTGCGCGTGACCTGGGAGCAGGCACTCTGGAACCGGTGGAAAACCCGACGATCGTCGTCGTTGCCATCCCGCCTGACGTGACAGCGCAGGCCGTCGCGCGAGCTCTAGAGCGTTTCCCTCACGCGGTGGTCACCGACGTCGCCTCCGTTAAGGACACGATTCGCGATGCCCTTAGGCCCCACCCAGGCTTCGACCGTTGGGTCGGATCTCACCCGATGGCCGGCAAGGAGCGCTCTGGCGCTATCGCGGCCGACGCCGATCTGTTCGTGGGCCGCCCATGGGTCATCACCGCCACCGAACGCACGTCGCCGGTAGCTGTGGGAGCGGTTCGGACACTCGCTGTCGATATGGGCGCGGCTGTCTGCATGCTCGACGCCGCTGAGCACGATCACGCGGTCGCGCTCGTCTCCCACATGCCGCAGCTCATGAGCTCGCTCGTTGCCTCAGCACTGCGGGAGGCCCCTGCGCAAGCCCTCGAACTCGCTGGTCAAGGCCTGCGTGATGTGACTCGAATTGCTGAATCGGATCCGCTGCTGTGGACATCGATCATCGATGGGAATCGGAAACAGATCGCCAACGTCCTGCGTGGACTTTCTGCGCGACTCGGCGCGCTCGTGTCCACCCTCGACCGCGATGACGCCGGTCTCGATCGAATCTCCTCCGTCATTGCTGACGGGAATAAGGGCGTTGCGCGCATTCCCGGCAAGCACGGCGGTGCTCGAGCGTCCTATGCCGAGGTGATCGTGCTTATCCCAGACGCGCCTGGAATGCTCGGTAAGCTTTTCGCTGAGATCGGCCAGATCGGGATTAACATTGAGGATCTCGAGATGGAGCACTCGGCCAAGCAACAGGTCGGCCGGGTCATTGTCAAGGTCAACCCGCAGCAGGGGCTGCCCCTGGAACGCGGACTAGAAGAGAGAGGTTGGAGAGTCGTGAGAAGTGAGAATCGCAAACCTTTGGTGATTGCGATTGATGGGCCATCGGGCTCGGGCAAATCCACGGTGGCCAAACACGTCGCGCAGCGGCTCGGATTGTCCTACCTCGACACGGGCGCTATGTACCGCGCAGCGACGTGGTGGGCACTGCACGAGGGCGTCGACCTCGACGACGCCGACGCCGTTTTGGCTGCTACGCAGCGCATGCCGCTATCCATCGATCTCGATCCGCGCGAGCAGCGTTTCGTGTGCGCCGACGTCGATATTACCGGCGCGATCCGAACCTCGGATCTGTCTAAAGTCGTCTCCAAGGTGGCGGTAAATCTCGGCGTACGCGCGGAGATGGCGCGCATTCAGCAGGCTATTATCGCTGAGGAGTCGACGCCGTCGGGTCACTCACAGGGCCGTGGGATCGTGGCCGAAGGGCGCGACATCACGACCGTCGTCGCCCCCGACGCTCCCGTGCGAGTATTGCTGACCGCCTCTGCAGAAGCCCGGCTCGCGCGCCGCGCGAAAGAAAACCTCGGCACCGCAGATCAGGCCGCCCTCGCCGCCACCCGTGATGAGGTACTGCGCCGCGATCGCGACGACTCGACGGTATCGAACTTCACCACCGCTGAGGACGGGGTCACGACGATCGACTCCTCCCACATGAGTATCGATGATGTGGTCCATACCGTTATTTCACTTATCCCGGAGAACTACCGTGACTGAACATTACGATGAACCCTACTTCGAGCTCATGCGCGCTTCCCTCGACGACTATGAGCTGGAGGCCGACGACGCGGAGCTGCTCGATCTTGACCTCGAGCTCGCCCCGACCCAACCTGCCCCTACAAATCCGGTGCTCGCTATTGTGGGGCGCCCGAACGTCGGCAAATCGACGCTAGTCAACCGCGTGGTGGGTCGGCGCGTCGCCGTCGTACAGGACACCCCTGGGGTCACACGCGATCGGGTGTACTACGACGCCGATTGGAACGGGCGCCCTTTCACCGTCGTCGATACCGGCGGCTGGGAAATGGACGTACGTGGCATTGATCGGTCGGTCGCTGATCAGTCAGAGATCGCTATCCGGGAAGCGGACGCTGTCGTGCTCGTCGTCGATGCAAACGTCGGCATGACGGACGACGACGAACGGATTGTCGAGCTCATCCGCCGCTCCGGCAAACCGACCGTTCTCGCCGCTAACAAGGTTGATTCTCCCGCGCAGGAGGCCGACGTTGCCTACTTGTGGTCGCTAGGACTGGGGGAACCGTTCCCTGTTTCTGCACTCCACGGGCGCGGCTCAGGGGATTTGTTAGATGAAGCGATGCGTGTGCTGCCGAAAGTTTCTAGCGTGCGCCGCGAACGCCCAGGACAGGGGCCACGCCGCGTAGCGCTTGTGGGCAAGCCGAATGTCGGAAAGTCTTCCTTGCTCAACCAGCTTGCCAAGGAAAATCGCGTGGTCGTGGACGACCTCGCCGGAACCACCCGCGATCCAGTCGACGAGATCATCGAACTCGACGGGCGCACGTGGACCTTCGTCGATACCGCCGGCATTCGGCGTCGGGTGCACCTGCAATCTGGCGCAGACTATTACGCCTCGCTGCGCACCCAGCGGGCCGTGGACAATGCCGAGTTGGCGCTCGTCCTCATCGACGCTTCCCAAGATCTCACGGAGCAGGACATCCGCATCATGCAGCACGTCGTCGACGCCGGTCGCGCGATGGTCCTGGTCTGCAACAAGTGGGATCTGGTCGACGACGAGAGGCGCGCCGAACTGGACAAAGAAATCGAACGTGAACTTGTGCAGATGCCGTGGGTGGAGAGAATTAATATTTCCGCTAAGACGGGATGGCATACCAATCGTCTAACCCGCGCCATGGAACGGTCGCTCGAATCCTGGGATAAGCGCATCCCAACCGGAAAACTCAATTCGACCCTGGGCGAACTCGTCGCGGCTAACCCGCACCCGGTTCGTGGTGGGCGCCAGCCGCGTATCCTATTCGGCACCCAAGTGGCCGCTCAGCCACCACGTTTCGTGCTGTTCACCACGGGGTTCCTCGATCACGGCTACCGTCGTTTCCTTGAGCGCCGACTTAGGGAGACCTACGATTTCACCGGTACCCCGGTCGAGATTTCGGTGCGCGAGCGGCGCCGGCGTAAGTGATGTCCGGCCACACCTTGGCGCGTCTTAGGAGATAATTGCACTATGAGTAAAAGAATCGGAATTCTTACGGCTGGGGGAGACGCCCCTGGACTGAACGCTGCGATCCGCGGTTTCGGCAAGGCGGCTATCGGCAACTACGGGTGGACGCTCCTCGGTTTTAGGGATGGTATGCGCGGCCTAGCCGAAAACCGCTTCATTGAGCTTGACGGCACAGCCCTGTCCGGCATTCTTACCACAGGTGGCACGATTTTGGGCACGTCCCGAGACAAGGTCCACCGGATGATAGTGGACGGCCAGAAAACCGACATGATTCCTACCATCGTGGAAAACTATAAGGCCGACAATCTGGACGCGCTTGTTTGTCTAGGCGGTGGAGGCACAGCCAAAAACGCCC from Trueperella pyogenes includes these protein-coding regions:
- the scpB gene encoding SMC-Scp complex subunit ScpB — translated: MTELHRAALEAILMVAPEPVPLARLSDAIDLSETDTDALLQNMAREYADQHRGFQLREVGGGWRFYSHPRYSDVVARFVTAGQSHRLSVQALETLAVIAYRQPCTRAQIASIRGVEVDSVVRTLVTRGLVEQVGTTAATGASLYGTTVLFLEKMGMNSLDDLAPLAPYLPDDADLDDVEKELR
- a CDS encoding ParA family protein, encoding MTPVQTALLDDLDPNRDFPLPPDLSAHGPARIIAMCNQKGGVGKTTTSINLAAALAEYGRKVLIVDFDPQGAATAGVGINAMSLERTLYDEMLAVKPDVTRVIHHTSTENLDIVPSNIELSAAEIQLINEVAREQSLMRVIRPILGDYDIVIIDCQPSLGLLTINALTAAHGVMIPLEAEFFAMRGVALLIDQIERVQDRLNPQLTIDGVLLTMVDTRTLHSREVISTIRQQFAEKVFDTQIPRTVRFPDATIAAEPITSYDPKSKGAQAYRRLARELISRGGAP
- the der gene encoding ribosome biogenesis GTPase Der; translation: MRASLDDYELEADDAELLDLDLELAPTQPAPTNPVLAIVGRPNVGKSTLVNRVVGRRVAVVQDTPGVTRDRVYYDADWNGRPFTVVDTGGWEMDVRGIDRSVADQSEIAIREADAVVLVVDANVGMTDDDERIVELIRRSGKPTVLAANKVDSPAQEADVAYLWSLGLGEPFPVSALHGRGSGDLLDEAMRVLPKVSSVRRERPGQGPRRVALVGKPNVGKSSLLNQLAKENRVVVDDLAGTTRDPVDEIIELDGRTWTFVDTAGIRRRVHLQSGADYYASLRTQRAVDNAELALVLIDASQDLTEQDIRIMQHVVDAGRAMVLVCNKWDLVDDERRAELDKEIERELVQMPWVERINISAKTGWHTNRLTRAMERSLESWDKRIPTGKLNSTLGELVAANPHPVRGGRQPRILFGTQVAAQPPRFVLFTTGFLDHGYRRFLERRLRETYDFTGTPVEISVRERRRRK
- a CDS encoding pseudouridine synthase, with protein sequence MTRRAQDLHDANGERLQKVLAHAGVGSRRACEELIVQGRVSVDGVVVRQLGIRVNPDTAVIHVDGARVQLDETKVTLACYKERGVVSTMNDDQGRPTLADYIEDRTERLYHVGRLDAETEGIILLTNDGELAHRLTHPSYEVPKTYIARVEGTVPRGLTKVLEKGITLEDGPVKVDRFVLREAAKKNSIVEVTLHSGRNRIVRRIMEEVGFPVMDLVRTQFGNITIGRLKPGQVRTVAGSELGALMSMVDL
- the xerD gene encoding site-specific tyrosine recombinase XerD, translating into MGGCAKVQADAFERDIRQYLAHLGVERSLSRHTTSAYRRDLNHYVTHLRARAVPSFDKVSPDDAAAFVDYLREGHSGTVFATSSVARMVTSVRRLHEFLVLEGRTASDPTVDLHPPKVGQRLPKAITVEQMAVLIEAASFADDAIALRDRALVEVLYGTGARVSEAVGLTGDDIDLDGATIRLFGKGRKERILPLGQYAIAALEAYLVRGRPALAAKGAGTTSLFLNTRGKPLTRQAAWGAIQTIAERAGIADVSPHTFRHSFATHLLQGGADVRIVQEMLGHSSVTTTQIYTKVTTQTLRETYVSSHPRAVQS
- a CDS encoding segregation and condensation protein A codes for the protein MNQGEDLFSSDGFAVDLDVFSGPFEVLLSLITRRKLDITEVALAEVTDEFLAFVRSQDETDLSQMSEFVVVAATLLDMKAARLLPREESEEEDLELLGARDLLFAKLLQYKAYKDVATDLAAALGAQSLSYPRDVPMEEVFRRMLPEVELRQTVDDLAQLAAKALTRVPDQVALDHLHDPLIPVETQVSYLREKLVVGDRVSFTELCRDARSVSMVVSRFLAVLEMLRGGEVDIHQDGPLSALFVIRITHEIPTRAVDEDEWGSAPASEALPPTDADRSEDKQ
- a CDS encoding prephenate dehydrogenase, yielding MKDPVLTPSPVLIIGTGLLGTSIALRLRRAGVEVHLEDASPVAGSLARDLGAGTLEPVENPTIVVVAIPPDVTAQAVARALERFPHAVVTDVASVKDTIRDALRPHPGFDRWVGSHPMAGKERSGAIAADADLFVGRPWVITATERTSPVAVGAVRTLAVDMGAAVCMLDAAEHDHAVALVSHMPQLMSSLVASALREAPAQALELAGQGLRDVTRIAESDPLLWTSIIDGNRKQIANVLRGLSARLGALVSTLDRDDAGLDRISSVIADGNKGVARIPGKHGGARASYAEVIVLIPDAPGMLGKLFAEIGQIGINIEDLEMEHSAKQQVGRVIVKVNPQQGLPLERGLEERGWRVVRSENRKPLVIAIDGPSGSGKSTVAKHVAQRLGLSYLDTGAMYRAATWWALHEGVDLDDADAVLAATQRMPLSIDLDPREQRFVCADVDITGAIRTSDLSKVVSKVAVNLGVRAEMARIQQAIIAEESTPSGHSQGRGIVAEGRDITTVVAPDAPVRVLLTASAEARLARRAKENLGTADQAALAATRDEVLRRDRDDSTVSNFTTAEDGVTTIDSSHMSIDDVVHTVISLIPENYRD
- the tkt gene encoding transketolase: MTTFEWSDLDQKAVDTGRALAADAVQKVGNGHPGTAMSLSPAAYLLFQKVMRNDPSDDSWLGRDRFVMSAGHSSLTQYIQLFLSGYGLDMDDLKALRTEGSRTPGHPEYGHTKGIEITTGPLGQGLASAVGMAMASRRAHGLFDPNTPAGESVFDHFVYVIAGDGCMQEGVTSEASSLAGTQKLGNLVVIYDDNRISIEDDTSIAFSEDVLARYEAYGWHTQHVDWLNGGDYREDVEALFDAIEAAKKVTDKPSIIRLSTIIAWPSPTKKGTGASHGSALGDDEIRQTKEILGLDPDESFFIEPEVLEHTRAQAKAKAEADRSQWQAKFDQWAATNPEAKKLFDRVRAHVLPEGFAEAFPTFEAGKAVATRAASGVVLNAIKDVVPELWGGSADLAGSNNTYMKGEPSFFPEERSSKMFPGNEFGRNLHFGVREHSMGSIVNGIALDGLTRPYGGTFFVFADYMRPAVRLAALMKTPSVFVWTHDSVGVGEDGPTHQPVEHLWAYRAIPGLDIVRPADANETSYAWRGILERTDRPAGLILSRQNLPVPARGEGELASAEGVLKGGYVLADSEAVDVVLIATGSEVAVALEAREELAKDGIGARVVSMPCLEWFAEQSEEYRESVIPSAVKARVSVEAGSTLGWRNLVGDAGRMVGIDHFGESASGSLLLEKYGMTAANVAAAAKESIEAAKK